Within the Arachis duranensis cultivar V14167 chromosome 10, aradu.V14167.gnm2.J7QH, whole genome shotgun sequence genome, the region AATTCTAGCTATGCTACAGGTGACATTCTTCTTGTAACAAACTTTTTGATCCATTTTAGAATAGCCCattcataattatattattattatttttattaatattgttCTGATTGGAAGTTAGCTAACATGTCATAAATACAAacactttttttctttgttctaTTTTGTTCTCTCATTTCCTTCCCCCTTCTATTACATCTAATTCTTTGCATCATTATATATAGAGAGACATCAATTTTTGgtgatcatcatcattattccaAGATAACGAAAGCATGGAGTTCTTTAAAAAGGCCAATGTTATTCGGCTGAAGAGCTACCATGACAAATTTATGTTAgcagatgatgatgaagaaactGTTTACCAAGATCGCAATGGCACCTACAAGAATGCTTTATGGACCGTGGAGATTGCCGAAACTGGTGACGCCATAAGGTGTGTGTTTTAGATTATTCATTTGGAAAATGTTTAAGaacaatttataataaatataaacctCAGGTTTTAAATTGTTGTTATGGTAGTTGCAATGGTGGGAATTATTGCAACTTTCCTAATACTATTGAATTGTAATAAAATAAGGTAAAATCGTTATATTCGCTgataaatataatgaaaattcgtattttctttctctctaatttgAGTTTTATCCTTATGTTGTTATTGAAATTTGGTAAAAATTCACCTGTACATAGAAAGTTaaacattttaatatatttgactaAAAATGATCATAAAATATTAACTTCACATCAATCTAATTGCATACTACAACAGTACAATTTGAAACACTACATAAACCTATTATTGATGTAACTTCTATAATGAATAACATATGATTATTTCTCTAAAGATTATTGCAAATTTTATGCCTCTAGGTTGAAGAGTTGTTATGGGAAATACTTGACAGCATCAAACGTGCCATTCCTTTTGAAGAGCACTGCCAAGAAAGTGTTTCAAACATTACCAAACAGGTTGGATTCCTCTATAGAGTGGGAACCCATTAGAGAGGGGGTTCAGGTAAGGCTCCGGACGCGTTACGGCCGGTTTCTACGGGGCAACGGAGGGTTGCCGCCATGGAGAAACACCATTACTCATGATGTCCCACATAGAACCGCAACCGCGAATTGGGTTCTATGGGATGTGGAGATAGTTGAGCTTCAAATGCAAGGCCATGAAAACCCTAAATTTAAACCTAGTAGACTTTCCCCTATGACTACTCCAAATTATTCTCCAAACCTAACGCCAACGGAGATTAGTTCCGCCACTACTTCTCCAGGGAGTGACCATAGTAGCAAAATTGAGATTTGGTCTCCAAAAGTAGAGGTTTGTCCCTTGaattaagattaattaataataacctTTGCATTCATAATGAAATGTTATTGATTTCATATATAAACTAACATTACAATTTTGCTACATAACAAGAAAGTATGCATCACCAtagtttattaattaaaattaatcatcaatCATTGCATAGAGGGAATTGGAAAACTGTGTGCCATAAaagtatttgaaaaataattacaacATATAGTATTGAACATACAGATTTTTCATCCTTTAATATAGATGAGTACATTTTGTGTATgcttattctttctttctttctttcttttttcctttttaaattaAGCTTCATAATAATATATGACGAGTTGCATTTTACTAGCTAAT harbors:
- the LOC107471038 gene encoding uncharacterized protein LOC107471038 — its product is MEFFKKANVIRLKSYHDKFMLADDDEETVYQDRNGTYKNALWTVEIAETGDAIRLKSCYGKYLTASNVPFLLKSTAKKVFQTLPNRLDSSIEWEPIREGVQVRLRTRYGRFLRGNGGLPPWRNTITHDVPHRTATANWVLWDVEIVELQMQGHENPKFKPSRLSPMTTPNYSPNLTPTEISSATTSPGSDHSSKIEIWSPKVELNNNYDSFLSPKEGRTIYYGIGNEKGEVREGSKEESFIFYGKSVEELKEHMKQQTGLDDILVCCRNPLNSKLYPLRLHLPPIKNAMHVVVVPSTFQGN